From a region of the Odoribacter splanchnicus DSM 20712 genome:
- a CDS encoding fibrobacter succinogenes major paralogous domain-containing protein, translating to MKKIISYISVALLVVAIGCNDDDNNLPVIKPEKTGMVTIGENTYEWVRYAGLDWMTSNFKEGTPYYELTYINQYGYTDDLIKDCEDLTPEEWDRYGNLYSYEEAKANAPEGWRLPTDEDWKKLERAMGMSQGDADATGFRGTEEGTLLQQDITGTGIALPFGGYAIVTGRPAALRFRHWREFGYFWTATEEKNETPFPDAYYRKISFRSSQIERGITRIVDSNYETNYPKHMSVRYVRDAVD from the coding sequence ATGAAAAAGATTATTTCCTATATATCGGTTGCTTTACTCGTCGTAGCTATCGGGTGCAACGATGATGACAACAACTTGCCAGTCATAAAACCAGAAAAAACAGGGATGGTAACCATCGGAGAAAACACGTACGAATGGGTACGTTATGCCGGATTGGATTGGATGACCTCCAATTTCAAGGAAGGCACCCCTTATTATGAATTGACTTATATCAACCAATATGGTTATACAGATGATTTAATTAAAGATTGTGAAGACTTGACTCCGGAGGAATGGGACAGATACGGGAATCTTTATTCCTATGAGGAGGCAAAAGCCAATGCTCCGGAAGGCTGGCGCCTGCCTACCGACGAGGATTGGAAAAAACTGGAACGGGCAATGGGCATGTCGCAGGGAGATGCCGATGCCACGGGATTCCGCGGAACAGAGGAAGGCACTTTGTTGCAACAGGATATAACGGGGACGGGTATTGCATTGCCTTTCGGTGGATATGCCATTGTAACGGGTCGACCAGCCGCGCTACGCTTCCGGCACTGGAGAGAGTTCGGTTATTTCTGGACGGCTACGGAAGAGAAAAATGAAACTCCATTTCCGGATGCTTATTATCGTAAGATTTCTTTCCGCTCTTCCCAAATCGAACGAGGAATAACAAGAATCGTGGATTCAAATTACGAAACCAATTATCCGAAACACATGAGTGTGCGCTACGTCCGTGATGCCGTGGATTAA
- a CDS encoding TlpA disulfide reductase family protein codes for MCLSCANQADQYIIRGSFPGLQDGMTVRLLNAETRNKDEQLLAADTVKNGRFELIGNVDAPVMCHLWISNKDIVSNKKQSRSLGTRLFLDHSAIEIRTPHFDSLYYISEYGPDDRELLTEVVGGTLQKDYMDYRQTVHANELEYHKYNSVLSTLNWDRMATPDKYTPEEYHRLYTESYRLRKEAAGRLHADRMAFIRSHRQSPLALYVAGEMISKSFSVPATDLEEILARNCHISDTARAARFCRQAEQARYFCKDIHYPDVPLHTPTFDTTLLSAHIRPGHVMLIDCWASWCGPCRAAIPAVKALYDKYDRDRFDVISISLDSKKEDWQKALEEEKMPWPQFIAGNRGYEQLTLRYNINSIPNLILIDDKGQVVCNTFSPEEISIELEEILR; via the coding sequence GTGTGCCTGAGTTGCGCCAACCAGGCAGATCAATACATCATCCGGGGCAGTTTTCCCGGATTACAGGACGGCATGACCGTCCGCCTGTTGAATGCCGAGACCCGTAATAAAGACGAGCAGCTGCTTGCCGCAGATACCGTGAAAAACGGCCGCTTTGAATTGATCGGAAACGTTGACGCACCGGTAATGTGCCATCTTTGGATCAGCAACAAGGACATCGTCAGTAACAAGAAACAGAGCCGCTCCCTCGGGACCCGCCTGTTCCTCGACCATTCCGCTATCGAAATCCGTACCCCGCATTTCGACAGCCTGTACTACATCAGCGAGTACGGCCCCGACGACCGGGAACTGCTGACGGAAGTAGTGGGCGGCACTCTCCAAAAAGATTACATGGACTACCGGCAGACCGTACATGCCAATGAACTGGAATATCATAAATACAACAGTGTTCTGAGCACACTGAATTGGGACAGGATGGCGACCCCGGACAAGTATACCCCGGAAGAATACCACCGCCTCTACACCGAATCCTATCGTTTAAGAAAAGAAGCGGCCGGACGGCTGCATGCCGACCGTATGGCCTTTATCCGCAGCCATCGGCAATCACCGCTTGCCCTGTACGTTGCCGGTGAAATGATTTCAAAATCGTTCTCCGTACCTGCCACGGATCTGGAAGAAATCCTCGCCCGGAACTGCCATATCAGCGACACCGCCCGCGCAGCCCGTTTCTGCCGGCAAGCCGAACAGGCCCGCTATTTCTGCAAGGACATCCATTATCCGGATGTTCCGCTCCATACACCCACTTTCGATACCACCCTCCTATCCGCACACATCCGCCCGGGACATGTCATGCTGATCGATTGCTGGGCTTCATGGTGCGGTCCCTGCCGTGCCGCCATCCCCGCCGTGAAAGCCCTTTATGACAAATATGACCGCGACCGGTTCGATGTGATCAGCATTTCGCTCGATTCGAAAAAAGAAGACTGGCAAAAAGCCCTCGAAGAGGAAAAAATGCCCTGGCCGCAATTCATCGCGGGCAACAGGGGATACGAACAACTGACCTTGCGCTACAACATCAACAGCATTCCTAACCTGATTCTCATCGACGACAAAGGACAAGTCGTGTGCAACACCTTCTCGCCCGAGGAAATCAGTATCGAGTTGGAAGAAATACTAAGATAG
- a CDS encoding TlpA disulfide reductase family protein → MKRIYSIIILPLLAACSHTPADHFVLHGTVPGAMDSTEVDLQVDNRTIEPIEGYIINGKFELKGQLPIGAVYARLSMNNNGIAERKGIQEENAVKYVEANIFIENGDLTFSTPHIDSLPQSFWRYDIRRENNYTLKGSAAHDVFDRYRRATLDLQYRLRREERAAWEEKREPDAKAIAAMRSELRQATHEFIAANRHLSVNLHLAEMLEMEPFTYTQADLDAVTALFAGYTDTLPALRKFREDYRAASAYTQGKPFAGGEVYNLQGDTLRLGTTPGRYTLIDFWASWCGPCRASFPHLRKVYEANREKIEFISVSLDKNDSDWRKATDEEKLPWQQYCATPSFSRAIGKAYKITSIPTFLLIGPDGGIIFSGHDSNDLDAQLEKL, encoded by the coding sequence ATGAAACGAATTTATTCTATAATTATCCTCCCCTTACTGGCTGCCTGCAGCCACACCCCGGCAGATCATTTCGTATTACATGGCACTGTGCCGGGAGCTATGGACAGCACCGAAGTCGACCTGCAGGTGGACAACCGTACCATTGAGCCAATCGAAGGTTATATCATCAACGGCAAATTCGAACTAAAGGGGCAGTTGCCTATCGGTGCAGTTTACGCGCGGTTGAGCATGAACAATAACGGTATTGCCGAACGCAAGGGTATTCAGGAAGAAAATGCCGTAAAATATGTGGAAGCCAATATCTTTATTGAAAACGGGGACCTGACCTTCTCGACCCCTCATATCGACAGCCTTCCGCAATCGTTTTGGCGCTACGACATCCGCCGCGAAAACAATTACACCCTGAAAGGCTCCGCCGCCCATGACGTTTTCGACCGTTACCGCCGTGCAACCCTGGATTTGCAATACCGCCTCCGCCGGGAAGAACGCGCTGCGTGGGAGGAAAAACGCGAACCGGACGCAAAAGCCATTGCCGCGATGCGCAGCGAACTGCGTCAGGCTACCCACGAATTTATCGCCGCCAACCGCCATTTAAGTGTCAACCTACATTTAGCCGAAATGTTAGAAATGGAACCGTTTACCTACACCCAAGCCGATCTTGACGCCGTGACAGCACTTTTTGCCGGCTATACCGACACATTGCCGGCCCTCCGGAAATTCCGCGAAGATTACCGTGCCGCTTCGGCTTACACACAAGGCAAACCGTTTGCCGGAGGAGAAGTATACAATCTCCAGGGCGATACCCTCCGTCTGGGAACTACCCCGGGACGCTACACCCTGATCGACTTCTGGGCATCATGGTGCGGTCCCTGCCGTGCCAGCTTCCCGCATTTGCGCAAGGTCTACGAAGCCAACCGGGAAAAAATAGAGTTCATCAGTGTCTCTCTCGATAAAAACGATAGCGACTGGCGCAAGGCTACGGATGAAGAGAAACTGCCCTGGCAGCAATATTGCGCTACGCCCTCTTTCTCCCGCGCCATCGGGAAAGCATACAAAATCACCTCCATCCCGACTTTCTTGCTTATCGGCCCGGACGGAGGTATCATCTTCTCCGGTCATGACAGTAATGACCTGGATGCACAGCTGGAAAAACTATAA
- a CDS encoding MPN domain-containing protein: MKTHLKLIAVLFLAGFALLGQSCAEEEFPPRPGPAFPADVTNRYALLLQEQLQADGAAYDRYTEVLSDRTPVYEEVRFATHSAYGLCYIIPYCSPSGPTIEGAVYLPAGATCAEDGTVTFDGSLGTPIDIDAPTINRDIPFTERYTYSMPFKHLQDKGWNVDPELLLYAELLDNKILPLSPEDFPDGFIHTKATVNILEICMRYESEYVGGRTDAVIGMHPDLLIRVIEESLKRLGIRDLDNPCQHRFLTMIISIPENKLPSYSVNVFIDQLMFEIRQALIVQGFELSIQYTFEFKPYTVSGGSSTGESGGTGGSSGGRGSGASTPTQPSSFKEPLKDNSAMSKQIQQESVELWESLSSIKDTTLGINTYISFKTYLDEVAKDPKDEHATLLIDYEDEDHTRVLTEVFHGTEDNVIQTYSSNYVAAQVHNHPNGSPPSAQDLLFTAEMMREENNYQATFVYNHEDKSYYSLYAYEPEAGGNLYQALKNEIDPVTHDFKSGGECDKILKTMESTYKNFSSEIMQIYRLCAVIEEFGKGIAVTKYNPETKKNEVYRVEKGKDKKGNVVYAPLICK; this comes from the coding sequence ATGAAAACACATTTAAAACTGATTGCCGTACTCTTTCTCGCCGGCTTTGCCCTCCTGGGGCAAAGCTGCGCGGAGGAAGAATTCCCGCCGAGGCCTGGCCCTGCCTTTCCGGCGGATGTCACAAATCGTTATGCCTTGCTGTTACAGGAACAGCTGCAAGCCGACGGTGCTGCCTACGACCGCTATACCGAAGTCCTGTCCGACCGCACTCCCGTCTATGAGGAAGTGCGCTTCGCCACCCACTCGGCTTACGGTTTATGCTACATCATCCCGTATTGCTCCCCGTCCGGTCCGACCATCGAAGGTGCCGTTTACCTTCCTGCCGGAGCTACTTGTGCAGAAGACGGCACGGTCACCTTCGACGGCTCCCTCGGAACACCCATAGACATAGACGCCCCGACAATCAACCGTGACATACCCTTCACCGAACGCTACACCTACTCCATGCCCTTTAAACATTTACAGGACAAAGGATGGAACGTCGACCCCGAACTGCTCCTCTACGCCGAACTGCTGGACAACAAAATCCTCCCCCTTTCCCCCGAAGACTTTCCGGACGGCTTCATACACACGAAAGCAACCGTAAATATACTGGAAATTTGTATGCGCTATGAGTCCGAATATGTAGGAGGAAGGACAGATGCCGTTATAGGAATGCACCCTGATTTATTAATCAGGGTAATTGAAGAATCGCTTAAAAGACTTGGCATCAGAGACCTAGATAATCCATGCCAGCATAGATTTTTAACCATGATTATTTCCATTCCGGAAAATAAGTTGCCTTCATATAGCGTTAATGTTTTCATCGATCAATTGATGTTTGAGATAAGACAAGCTTTAATTGTACAGGGTTTTGAACTTTCCATTCAATACACTTTCGAATTCAAACCTTACACAGTAAGTGGCGGTAGTTCCACAGGAGAAAGCGGAGGAACAGGCGGTAGTAGCGGAGGAAGAGGTAGTGGAGCTTCTACTCCAACGCAGCCTTCTTCTTTCAAAGAACCGCTAAAAGACAATAGTGCGATGAGTAAGCAAATACAACAAGAAAGCGTGGAACTATGGGAAAGTCTGAGCTCCATTAAAGATACAACCCTTGGAATAAATACCTATATCTCTTTTAAAACTTATCTGGATGAAGTTGCCAAAGATCCGAAAGATGAGCATGCAACTTTATTGATCGATTATGAGGATGAAGACCATACCCGAGTTCTGACTGAAGTTTTCCATGGTACGGAAGATAATGTCATACAAACTTATTCCTCTAACTATGTGGCAGCCCAGGTTCACAATCATCCCAACGGCTCACCTCCTTCTGCGCAGGACTTGTTATTTACGGCAGAAATGATGCGGGAAGAGAATAACTATCAGGCCACTTTTGTTTATAATCATGAAGATAAATCCTATTATTCTTTATATGCTTACGAACCGGAGGCAGGAGGGAATTTATATCAAGCTCTTAAAAATGAAATCGATCCTGTGACACATGATTTTAAAAGTGGGGGAGAGTGTGATAAAATTTTAAAAACGATGGAATCCACTTATAAAAATTTCTCGTCTGAAATAATGCAAATTTACCGTTTATGTGCCGTTATTGAGGAATTCGGAAAAGGCATTGCGGTAACGAAATATAACCCGGAAACAAAAAAGAATGAAGTTTATCGGGTAGAAAAAGGAAAAGATAAAAAAGGGAATGTAGTTTATGCACCTTTAATATGTAAATAA
- a CDS encoding thioredoxin family protein, with protein sequence MKHIYTLLLGLLAWSASMAQEGVNFRDITFEEALKQAKSENKLVFMDCYTSWCGPCKNMADKVFPQKAAGDYFNPRFVCVKYDMEKGAGVELAKKFEVHAYPTFLMIRPDGSMQHRLVGGDGLEAFIARVEQGFDEQNNLSALHSRYEKGGLSKSELFRYWEVLEEAGEDARAEKVYAELLALLTDEEKTQAAYWNLYETRGCTIGSPMHDFMLSHLDVLRANNGKEKVDRYLTAKYEDALGLYIMGYARKEDVPFGTLQRNVPLLKVAQQNELDKMLELAELVYHKKADELTELIEKRLPEMSVQELKMYAFGFRGMIWGSEKKEASPHITELGTKLTESVIANMEKRAGKLTADDLFTYTILIDSFYGKMTPLLYKRLADAGEKAMSTLPDNEEKERMIRYYKAYREKGNK encoded by the coding sequence ATGAAACACATTTACACCTTGCTCCTTGGACTGTTGGCCTGGAGCGCATCGATGGCCCAGGAGGGCGTGAACTTTCGGGATATTACATTCGAAGAAGCTTTAAAACAGGCGAAAAGCGAAAATAAACTGGTTTTTATGGACTGTTACACCTCCTGGTGCGGTCCGTGTAAGAATATGGCGGATAAAGTGTTCCCGCAAAAAGCGGCAGGTGATTATTTCAATCCCCGCTTCGTATGCGTGAAATACGACATGGAAAAAGGTGCGGGCGTAGAACTGGCAAAAAAATTCGAAGTGCACGCCTATCCCACTTTCCTGATGATCCGCCCGGACGGTAGTATGCAACACCGCTTAGTCGGCGGAGACGGTCTGGAAGCCTTTATTGCCCGTGTAGAACAAGGTTTCGACGAACAAAACAATCTTTCCGCCCTGCACAGCCGTTACGAAAAGGGTGGGTTGTCTAAATCCGAACTCTTCCGCTATTGGGAAGTGTTGGAGGAGGCAGGCGAGGATGCCCGGGCGGAAAAAGTGTACGCCGAACTGCTGGCCCTGTTGACAGACGAAGAAAAAACACAGGCCGCCTACTGGAATCTTTATGAAACAAGGGGATGCACCATCGGCTCGCCGATGCACGACTTCATGCTAAGTCACCTCGACGTGTTGCGTGCCAATAACGGCAAGGAAAAAGTCGACCGCTATCTGACAGCCAAATACGAGGACGCACTGGGACTGTACATTATGGGCTACGCACGGAAAGAGGATGTACCTTTCGGCACACTGCAACGGAATGTACCGCTGTTGAAAGTGGCACAACAGAACGAACTGGACAAAATGCTGGAACTGGCGGAATTGGTATATCACAAAAAGGCGGATGAACTGACAGAATTAATTGAAAAACGGTTACCGGAAATGAGCGTACAGGAATTGAAAATGTATGCTTTCGGATTCCGGGGTATGATTTGGGGGAGCGAAAAGAAAGAAGCATCACCGCATATCACCGAACTAGGTACAAAATTGACGGAATCAGTAATCGCCAATATGGAAAAAAGAGCCGGCAAACTAACGGCGGACGATCTTTTTACATACACCATCCTCATCGATTCCTTTTATGGAAAGATGACACCTCTGCTTTACAAACGTCTGGCCGATGCGGGTGAGAAAGCAATGTCTACCCTGCCCGACAACGAAGAAAAAGAAAGAATGATCCGATATTATAAAGCATACCGCGAAAAAGGGAACAAATAA
- a CDS encoding AAA family ATPase, with product MKFYNRTSEIKKLQRIQRLSFDSYSRMTVITGRRRIGKTSLAVEATKGEASTVYLFVSRKNETALCEGFSLLISSGLGTYVPPEIKSFRSLFQMVMELAKTRKFNLIIDEFQGFEYVNPSVYSDVQNLWNQYRKQTHLNLILMGSVFSMMYKIFEGYKEPLFEKYFRLKMMESQQYSAIGSWRERKKGKETDEIDIIGLLPGIRKH from the coding sequence ATGAAATTTTATAATCGGACATCTGAAATAAAGAAGCTGCAACGTATACAGAGGCTCTCGTTTGATAGTTATTCAAGAATGACGGTTATTACTGGCCGGCGGCGTATCGGTAAGACTTCCCTTGCAGTTGAGGCTACCAAGGGAGAGGCGTCTACTGTATATCTTTTTGTCAGCCGGAAAAATGAAACCGCGTTATGTGAAGGGTTCAGCCTACTTATTTCTTCTGGGCTGGGAACTTATGTACCACCTGAGATTAAGAGTTTTCGTTCATTGTTCCAGATGGTGATGGAATTGGCAAAGACACGCAAATTTAATCTCATCATTGATGAGTTTCAGGGATTTGAATACGTCAATCCATCGGTCTATAGCGATGTGCAGAACCTATGGAACCAATATAGGAAGCAGACCCATCTCAATCTGATTTTAATGGGATCGGTATTTTCAATGATGTATAAGATCTTTGAGGGATATAAAGAACCGTTGTTTGAAAAGTATTTCCGTTTAAAGATGATGGAGAGTCAACAGTATTCAGCCATCGGTTCGTGGCGGGAACGCAAGAAAGGTAAGGAAACGGATGAAATAGATATAATCGGCCTTTTGCCAGGGATAAGAAAGCATTGA
- a CDS encoding sugar O-acetyltransferase has translation MKTEKEKMQAGETYYAFDPELMKLHRDCLKWVEEYNRTYFRDYTQGGELLRKFLPNAHPSLVIQAPFWCDFGFNIYGGENGFINYNCTILDTARIYLGKNILIGPNVQLYAPMHPIDYRERATGAEHGEPITIGDDCWIGGGAVICPGVTIGDRCIVAAGAVVTKDVPDDSMVGGSPARIIRKLA, from the coding sequence ATGAAGACAGAAAAAGAGAAAATGCAGGCAGGGGAGACTTATTATGCTTTCGATCCGGAGTTAATGAAGTTGCACCGTGACTGTTTGAAATGGGTGGAAGAATATAACCGGACTTATTTCCGGGATTATACTCAAGGAGGTGAATTACTTCGTAAATTTTTACCGAATGCCCATCCTTCTTTAGTGATACAGGCTCCTTTTTGGTGTGATTTCGGATTCAATATTTACGGAGGTGAGAATGGTTTTATTAATTATAACTGTACGATTCTCGATACGGCCCGGATTTATTTAGGGAAAAATATACTGATCGGCCCGAATGTACAATTATATGCTCCGATGCACCCGATCGATTATCGGGAACGCGCAACAGGAGCCGAACATGGCGAGCCCATTACAATCGGCGATGATTGTTGGATAGGAGGAGGAGCTGTGATTTGTCCCGGGGTGACGATCGGGGACCGTTGTATCGTTGCAGCAGGGGCTGTAGTAACTAAAGATGTGCCCGACGATTCAATGGTAGGAGGAAGTCCTGCCCGAATCATTCGGAAATTGGCCTGA
- the speA gene encoding biosynthetic arginine decarboxylase, whose amino-acid sequence MRKWSIDDSAELYNINGWGLNYFSINEKGHVAVTPKTDGPSIDLKELMEELQVRDVEAPVLLRFPDILDNRIEKISNCFQAAAREYGYSAKNFIIYPIKVNQMRPVVEEIVSHGNKFNIGLEAGSKPELHAVLSIDIDDEAMIICNGYKDESYIELALLAQKMGKRIFLVVEKLMELKTIARLAKKMNVKPNIGIRIKLASSGSGKWEESGGDVSKFGVNSSELLDALDILEKNKMADSLQLIHFHIGSQVTNIRRIKTALKEASQFYVELKRMGYNINFVDIGGGLGVDYDGTRSATSNSMNYSIQEYVNDAVSSIVDACEKNELPQPNIITESGRSLTAHHSVLVFEALASTSLPAFDENEDLAEDAHELVKELYDLWENLNQPRLLETWHDALQCREDALNLFNLGLIDLRTRAQVERLFWSVAREVYEMAEATKHAPDELKKIAKMLPDKYFCNFSLFQSLPDSWAIDQIFPIMPISRLNEQPTKSATIQDITCDSDGKINNFISTRNFSYHLPVHELSNKEPYYFGVFLVGAYQEILGDLHNLFGDTNAVHIKVKNGEYVIDKIIEGETVADVLEYVQFTPKRMARTVEVWATTSVKKGIISPEEGREFLSNYRSGLYGYTYLE is encoded by the coding sequence ATGAGAAAATGGAGTATTGACGATTCAGCAGAACTGTACAATATCAACGGTTGGGGGCTGAACTATTTTTCGATTAACGAAAAAGGGCATGTTGCTGTAACACCTAAAACGGATGGACCTTCGATCGATCTGAAAGAATTGATGGAGGAGTTACAGGTTCGTGATGTGGAAGCCCCGGTACTTTTGCGATTCCCGGATATCCTGGATAATCGGATCGAGAAAATTTCTAATTGTTTTCAGGCTGCTGCTCGGGAATATGGCTATTCGGCTAAGAATTTCATTATCTATCCGATCAAGGTCAATCAAATGCGTCCTGTCGTTGAAGAGATTGTCAGTCATGGGAATAAATTCAATATCGGTTTGGAAGCAGGCTCGAAGCCAGAGTTGCATGCGGTACTTTCGATCGATATCGATGATGAGGCCATGATCATTTGTAATGGATATAAAGATGAAAGTTATATCGAACTGGCTTTGCTGGCTCAAAAAATGGGGAAACGGATTTTTTTGGTGGTGGAGAAATTGATGGAGCTGAAAACCATCGCTCGTTTGGCTAAGAAAATGAATGTGAAACCGAATATCGGAATCCGGATCAAGCTGGCTAGTTCAGGGAGTGGTAAATGGGAAGAATCAGGAGGAGATGTAAGTAAGTTCGGGGTAAATTCCAGTGAACTTTTGGACGCTCTCGATATTCTTGAAAAAAATAAGATGGCCGATTCTCTTCAGCTGATTCATTTTCATATAGGCAGTCAGGTGACCAATATCCGTCGTATAAAGACAGCTCTGAAAGAAGCTTCTCAGTTTTATGTGGAGTTGAAACGGATGGGATATAACATTAATTTTGTAGACATAGGAGGCGGATTGGGAGTAGATTATGACGGTACCCGTTCAGCGACATCGAATAGTATGAATTATTCTATTCAGGAATATGTCAATGATGCCGTTTCTTCTATTGTCGATGCTTGCGAAAAGAATGAATTGCCGCAGCCGAATATCATTACCGAGTCGGGACGTTCCTTGACGGCCCATCATTCGGTATTGGTTTTTGAAGCCTTGGCCAGTACCAGTCTTCCGGCTTTCGATGAAAATGAAGATTTGGCAGAAGATGCTCACGAGCTGGTGAAGGAACTATATGATTTGTGGGAAAATCTCAATCAGCCCCGTTTGTTGGAAACTTGGCACGATGCTTTGCAATGCCGTGAAGATGCTTTGAACTTATTTAATCTGGGCCTGATCGATTTGCGTACCCGTGCACAGGTAGAACGGCTTTTCTGGTCCGTTGCCCGTGAAGTATACGAGATGGCCGAAGCGACAAAACATGCTCCCGACGAGTTAAAAAAGATTGCGAAGATGTTACCGGATAAATATTTTTGTAATTTCTCACTTTTCCAATCCTTACCCGATTCCTGGGCGATCGACCAGATTTTTCCCATTATGCCGATTTCCCGGTTGAACGAACAGCCTACAAAGTCGGCTACAATTCAGGATATTACCTGTGATTCAGATGGGAAAATCAATAATTTTATTTCTACCCGTAATTTTTCCTATCACCTGCCGGTACATGAATTGAGCAATAAAGAACCCTATTATTTCGGAGTATTCCTGGTTGGAGCTTATCAGGAAATTTTAGGGGATTTGCATAATTTGTTCGGTGATACCAATGCTGTGCATATCAAAGTGAAAAACGGTGAATATGTGATCGATAAAATTATTGAAGGAGAAACAGTTGCTGACGTTCTCGAGTATGTGCAATTTACTCCTAAACGGATGGCTCGTACCGTTGAAGTATGGGCGACGACTTCTGTCAAAAAAGGGATCATTTCTCCTGAGGAGGGAAGGGAATTCTTATCCAATTACCGCTCCGGTTTGTATGGATATACTTATTTAGAATAA
- a CDS encoding murein L,D-transpeptidase catalytic domain family protein: protein MYKVVILILSLVCGVRVGKAVEALPETTVASSFQLYQELGLRGEVNFPAFEQALKGFSRYASGQDRLLVLIDYTKPSTEKRFYILDLLQKKLLLSTYVAHGRGSGDNYAVAFSNRPGSYQSSLGFFRTGDTYMGKNGYSLFLDGLEKGINDKARERAIVVHGANYADPAVLKGQQRLGRSLGCPALPPDISKQVIDTIKGGVLLYIYGLNKA from the coding sequence ATGTATAAAGTAGTTATTCTAATTTTGAGTCTGGTGTGTGGGGTAAGAGTCGGAAAAGCTGTAGAAGCTTTACCGGAAACTACGGTGGCCTCTAGTTTTCAGTTGTATCAGGAATTGGGGTTGAGGGGAGAAGTGAATTTTCCTGCATTCGAACAGGCACTCAAAGGATTTTCCCGATATGCTTCCGGACAAGACCGCTTGTTGGTACTGATCGATTATACCAAACCTTCCACGGAGAAGCGGTTTTATATTTTAGATCTTTTGCAAAAAAAACTTTTACTGAGTACTTATGTGGCTCATGGCAGAGGAAGTGGGGATAATTATGCCGTGGCTTTTTCCAATAGGCCCGGTTCGTATCAAAGTTCCCTGGGATTTTTTCGTACCGGTGATACTTATATGGGAAAAAATGGTTACTCTTTATTTTTAGATGGTTTGGAAAAAGGAATTAACGATAAAGCGAGGGAACGTGCTATTGTTGTGCACGGGGCTAATTATGCAGATCCTGCTGTCTTGAAAGGCCAGCAGCGTCTCGGTCGCAGTCTGGGTTGTCCCGCCTTACCACCGGATATCAGTAAGCAGGTCATCGATACTATCAAAGGTGGGGTATTGCTCTATATTTACGGATTGAACAAAGCTTGA
- a CDS encoding L,D-transpeptidase, translating into MGKMSFLFLLFSFFFSENGGVKIEKQLLYDRHTLEDNYEYRKVERSFQWDKIAGMIDSLLNFENQAKEFGALSNYKNRNGRAPLSDSSRKDAYRAIEDKYGVKRDQSVPFYKTGNWEAPERYGRDGALVSVIRDSAVFLLVTPSSFGGEWWVPEKYVDRLGGADFRKLIFIDRTNQNLATLEQGDSTWLVRSMNPITTGLHRPPYKRETPPGVYVIRRKLEAMPFLRDGSIEPGGFAPWASRFSGGAYLHGVPVNYPDSVVLEYSGTLGTTPRSHMCVRNATSHAKFIYDWAPISEALVIVFD; encoded by the coding sequence ATGGGAAAGATGTCATTTTTATTTCTTCTGTTTTCATTTTTTTTCTCGGAGAATGGGGGAGTGAAGATTGAAAAACAATTGTTGTACGATCGGCATACCTTGGAGGATAATTATGAATACAGGAAGGTGGAACGGAGTTTTCAGTGGGATAAGATTGCAGGGATGATAGATTCTTTGTTGAATTTTGAAAATCAGGCTAAAGAGTTCGGAGCTTTGAGTAATTATAAAAACCGGAACGGCCGTGCTCCATTGTCGGATTCGAGTCGGAAAGACGCTTATCGGGCTATCGAAGATAAATACGGGGTGAAAAGAGATCAATCCGTTCCATTTTATAAAACAGGGAACTGGGAAGCTCCCGAACGATATGGGCGTGATGGAGCGTTAGTATCGGTCATCCGTGATAGTGCGGTTTTTTTGTTGGTGACACCTTCTTCTTTCGGTGGTGAGTGGTGGGTACCTGAAAAATATGTAGATCGTTTGGGTGGGGCCGACTTTCGGAAGTTGATATTTATCGACCGGACGAATCAAAACCTGGCTACTTTGGAGCAGGGGGATTCTACCTGGTTGGTCAGGAGTATGAACCCGATAACGACAGGATTGCATAGACCGCCCTATAAGAGAGAAACGCCTCCGGGAGTCTATGTCATTCGCCGTAAGCTGGAAGCGATGCCTTTTTTAAGGGACGGTTCCATTGAGCCCGGAGGATTTGCTCCATGGGCCAGCCGTTTTTCCGGAGGAGCCTACCTGCATGGAGTACCGGTAAATTATCCGGACTCCGTTGTTTTGGAGTATAGCGGTACGCTGGGGACAACTCCGCGTTCGCACATGTGTGTGAGAAATGCCACTTCTCATGCTAAATTCATTTACGATTGGGCCCCTATAAGTGAAGCATTGGTGATTGTATTTGATTAA